The Brasilonema sennae CENA114 genome includes a region encoding these proteins:
- a CDS encoding SbcC/MukB-like Walker B domain-containing protein — MQQVSPLLSTWKVILEQTVKSRQKLEKTTSEKQKYEKIYQKAIVELEQARIALQEKDKLLQEAEEANKKVIQSNHATALRQILHDGDNCPVCNSTYREPQLLPLPEVILVETKELLHQKASAEQAQKATENHLTKAETTLNNLKQQELEYNQDLVANETRLTNLQQEISGVLHTDSWEADALNQELKILQENDLKYHQALTKHKDAVALVLQTQQALESTRNTHNTASEEYQKATQETERWQQSLQEVEIKLHEMTGGKSYAELHAALEKEKHALQKQEQQITESYQAADKKVIQCETENKEATNNAEAGRIQREQLQMTWDAALKGASFTEESFIKLSAESAQQASWQQAITDYNNAKVKLETQVEEVKLQVGDSTSDELTINSQRDAKNTASQEFQQAQDQRANLKIWMHNTKLNQQQAEKLQSDLSKVKEQAQTYTTLTRNLKSDEFQAYILEHLETDLVTRATDALRELTDSRYALKLQEGDYWVEDNWNGGESRRVQTLSGGETFATSLSMALALSEKLSMGAELGSLFLDEGFGTLDADTLESVTQILESLRQQDKLIGIITHVKALGERLPTQVKVRKSPEGSKIEVETF, encoded by the coding sequence TTGCAACAAGTTTCACCCTTACTGAGTACTTGGAAAGTTATACTAGAACAGACTGTCAAAAGCCGTCAAAAGCTGGAAAAGACGACTTCCGAAAAACAAAAGTATGAAAAAATTTATCAAAAGGCAATTGTCGAATTAGAACAAGCAAGAATAGCACTGCAAGAAAAAGATAAACTCTTACAAGAAGCAGAAGAAGCTAACAAAAAAGTAATTCAAAGCAATCACGCTACTGCATTGCGCCAAATTCTTCATGATGGCGACAATTGTCCAGTTTGTAATAGCACATATCGAGAACCCCAGTTGCTACCTCTGCCAGAAGTTATTCTAGTCGAGACAAAGGAATTATTGCATCAGAAAGCTTCTGCAGAACAAGCACAAAAAGCTACTGAAAATCATTTGACTAAGGCAGAAACCACACTGAATAATTTAAAGCAACAAGAGTTAGAGTATAATCAGGATTTGGTAGCCAATGAGACTCGATTAACTAATTTACAACAAGAAATTAGTGGTGTATTGCATACAGATTCTTGGGAAGCAGATGCACTGAACCAAGAGCTTAAGATACTGCAAGAAAATGATCTCAAATATCATCAAGCTTTGACAAAACACAAAGACGCAGTAGCACTAGTACTTCAAACTCAACAAGCCTTAGAATCAACTAGAAATACCCATAATACAGCTTCGGAAGAATACCAAAAGGCTACTCAAGAAACAGAACGTTGGCAACAATCGTTACAGGAAGTTGAAATTAAACTTCATGAAATGACTGGCGGTAAATCTTACGCCGAGTTGCACGCAGCATTAGAAAAAGAAAAGCACGCGCTACAGAAACAAGAACAACAAATTACCGAATCATATCAAGCAGCAGATAAAAAGGTTATTCAATGTGAAACTGAAAACAAAGAAGCTACTAATAATGCAGAGGCTGGGCGTATTCAAAGAGAACAGTTACAAATGACTTGGGATGCTGCACTCAAAGGCGCAAGTTTTACCGAAGAAAGTTTTATAAAACTATCAGCAGAGTCTGCACAGCAAGCAAGTTGGCAACAAGCAATTACAGATTACAATAATGCCAAAGTGAAGTTAGAAACTCAAGTTGAGGAAGTAAAGTTGCAAGTGGGCGATAGCACAAGCGATGAATTAACTATCAACTCTCAGCGTGATGCGAAAAATACTGCTTCCCAAGAATTCCAACAAGCGCAAGATCAACGCGCTAATTTAAAAATTTGGATGCATAATACAAAATTAAACCAACAACAAGCTGAGAAACTACAGTCAGATTTATCCAAAGTCAAAGAACAAGCGCAGACCTATACTACCCTGACTCGGAACCTCAAGTCAGATGAATTTCAAGCGTACATCCTAGAACATCTCGAAACAGATTTAGTGACTCGTGCTACAGATGCTTTACGGGAATTGACTGATTCTCGATACGCGTTAAAACTTCAAGAAGGCGATTACTGGGTTGAAGATAACTGGAATGGTGGTGAGTCAAGGCGAGTGCAAACCCTTTCGGGTGGTGAAACATTTGCTACTTCGTTGTCAATGGCATTAGCATTGTCAGAAAAACTTTCGATGGGTGCAGAATTAGGCAGTTTGTTTTTAGATGAAGGATTTGGAACTCTGGATGCAGATACCCTAGAAAGCGTTACCCAAATTCTGGAATCCTTACGACAACAAGATAAATTGATCGGAATCATTACTCATGTTAAGGCACTTGGAGAGCGATTGCCCACACAAGTTAAGGTTCGCAAGTCTCCAGAAGGTTCTAAGATAGAAGTTGAGACATTTTGA
- a CDS encoding protein kinase domain-containing protein, with product MPKQKNIVSYCMNPWCQQRQNPNYVECCQTCGNNLFVNERYRLVKPLRELRQEQYSEVFEVDDRGTRKVLKILKEDEPKLIEMLQREASVLSTLKHPGIPRIDPDGYFTITLTLDYSYRILHCLVLEKIEGQNLWQWLEQNQPISQKQALVWLQQLVEILALVHENKLFHRDIKPSNIMLKPDGQLVLIDFGSVKYGTKAYLNSIRKGFEGTIILSSGYTPPEQIEGKAVKQSDFYALGRTFVNLLTGRPPSAFVEDLTTGQLIWRDRAPEISKPLADLIDSLMAVSPNNRPENTRFILQRLEKISRETDELMQAIESSIRSSLSQLPPPVKYFTEKILKKKLQRLAKQSRIPKIALYGRSGAGKSSLINAILGRNVTEVGLARATTQVTEIYDYERNGWKLRFVDSRGVGDSRDHAAFEQAINEVVQNKVDIFLFVIPADERAYVPSDIDFLTELKSTHKRKHGIELPVILVLNKIDRIQPTSEWNPPYNVFDSQIRDAELKTARQQAKEANIRDCVMARITEYKTLSSMYVHVCTLWDEYDDKRYNVEELALQIYKCIPDEAGKQGFGGATAAIALKRAVARDYTFVAACLAFIAGWFPFGEQKGVLSIQRRLVSMIAQIATNADQSNEAEKLLRQLGVQQGDTKSHLSTTLAIGEAAIRYFIEQDSTIEQAQQAFAEEKERREPEFQEALKGGTNKVVSKLREIDQELYERYGLPRIYDDD from the coding sequence TTGCCTAAACAAAAAAATATTGTGAGCTACTGCATGAACCCCTGGTGTCAACAGCGCCAAAATCCTAATTATGTGGAGTGTTGTCAAACCTGTGGGAATAACTTATTTGTAAATGAGCGATATCGATTAGTAAAACCGTTGCGCGAATTGCGCCAAGAACAATATAGCGAAGTCTTTGAGGTAGATGATCGGGGGACGCGAAAAGTCCTAAAGATTCTCAAAGAAGACGAGCCTAAGTTGATCGAAATGTTGCAGCGAGAAGCAAGCGTCTTGAGCACTCTCAAGCACCCAGGAATTCCTAGAATAGATCCGGATGGGTATTTCACCATAACTTTGACGCTTGACTACAGTTATAGGATATTGCACTGCTTAGTGCTTGAGAAAATTGAGGGGCAAAACTTATGGCAGTGGTTAGAGCAAAATCAACCAATTTCTCAAAAGCAAGCTCTAGTTTGGTTGCAACAACTTGTAGAAATTCTAGCTTTAGTCCATGAAAACAAACTTTTCCATCGGGATATTAAGCCATCTAACATTATGCTCAAACCTGATGGTCAACTTGTGTTAATTGACTTTGGTTCTGTTAAATATGGCACAAAAGCTTACTTGAATAGTATACGCAAGGGTTTTGAAGGTACGATAATATTGTCATCTGGTTATACGCCTCCAGAACAAATCGAAGGCAAAGCTGTCAAACAATCGGATTTTTATGCACTAGGACGAACTTTTGTCAACTTATTAACGGGCCGCCCTCCAAGTGCATTTGTTGAGGACTTGACAACAGGTCAGTTGATTTGGCGAGATAGGGCTCCTGAAATCTCAAAGCCATTAGCAGATTTAATTGATTCCCTAATGGCTGTATCTCCAAATAACAGACCTGAAAATACGCGGTTTATATTGCAAAGACTAGAAAAGATTAGTCGCGAAACTGATGAATTGATGCAAGCTATAGAGTCATCAATTCGTTCAAGTTTGTCACAACTGCCTCCACCGGTCAAATATTTTACAGAAAAAATTCTCAAAAAGAAACTTCAGCGGTTAGCCAAGCAAAGTAGAATTCCTAAAATAGCTCTTTACGGGCGTTCTGGAGCGGGCAAATCATCTCTGATTAATGCCATTCTGGGACGGAATGTTACTGAGGTTGGCTTAGCCAGAGCAACAACACAAGTCACTGAAATATACGATTATGAGCGCAACGGGTGGAAATTAAGATTCGTAGACTCACGTGGTGTAGGTGACTCACGCGATCATGCAGCCTTTGAACAAGCCATTAACGAAGTCGTCCAAAACAAAGTAGATATCTTCTTATTTGTGATTCCAGCTGATGAGCGAGCATATGTGCCTAGCGATATTGATTTTCTCACTGAACTCAAATCAACGCACAAGCGAAAACATGGAATTGAACTACCAGTTATTTTAGTTTTAAATAAGATTGATCGAATTCAACCCACTTCGGAGTGGAATCCGCCCTATAACGTTTTTGACTCCCAGATTCGCGACGCCGAACTAAAAACAGCCAGACAGCAAGCAAAGGAAGCAAATATTCGTGATTGCGTTATGGCGAGAATCACCGAGTACAAAACTCTGAGTTCAATGTATGTTCATGTTTGTACTTTATGGGATGAGTACGACGATAAACGCTACAACGTAGAAGAACTCGCTCTACAAATATATAAATGTATTCCTGACGAAGCTGGTAAACAGGGCTTTGGAGGAGCAACCGCCGCGATCGCACTCAAGAGAGCTGTTGCTCGGGACTATACATTTGTCGCCGCATGTTTGGCATTTATTGCTGGCTGGTTTCCTTTTGGTGAGCAAAAGGGAGTGTTGTCGATACAACGTCGCTTAGTCAGTATGATTGCCCAAATTGCTACTAACGCAGACCAAAGTAATGAAGCGGAAAAATTATTAAGACAATTAGGTGTTCAACAAGGTGATACGAAATCACATCTGTCTACGACATTGGCAATTGGTGAAGCGGCGATTCGTTATTTTATCGAGCAAGACAGCACTATCGAACAAGCCCAGCAGGCTTTTGCTGAAGAAAAAGAGCGGCGAGAACCAGAATTTCAAGAGGCACTCAAGGGAGGAACTAACAAAGTAGTCAGCAAACTGCGAGAGATAGATCAAGAACTGTATGAGCGCTACGGTTTGCCGCGTATCTATGACGATGATTAA
- a CDS encoding phosphodiester glycosidase family protein, translated as MMTQVCLFYKKIRIYLWISIIFICFLAGYKYLNFNASSEASQTCLGQKAKFSLAFLKTNNQGERDTKGINHVIIFNPKSEALDFKVNLGLSHQLYAKDNKGKFRQEYIPKLFHELVSNENAKLNGQLPIAGINADYIDTNNKPQGLNISRGVEYSGDFKNKRSSFGISAAKPNQRQVTLQVGRRKDNDLNYNLVGGNGRFYRNGKFKDICQDLGELACKQARNRSLVAITHKGYVILLVNDMKANSDIQVSELNQELLPDMLDDVLEGIARNNCLGKIQEGMLFDGGMSPGLYYNKKIYVENPGPIGSVFLIYQKGLKN; from the coding sequence ATGATGACTCAAGTTTGTCTTTTTTATAAAAAAATAAGAATTTACTTATGGATATCTATAATCTTTATCTGTTTTTTAGCAGGGTATAAATATCTTAACTTCAACGCATCAAGTGAAGCGTCTCAAACTTGTTTAGGGCAAAAGGCTAAATTCAGTCTTGCATTCTTAAAAACCAATAATCAGGGAGAAAGAGATACAAAAGGTATTAACCATGTCATTATTTTTAACCCAAAATCAGAAGCCTTAGACTTCAAAGTCAATCTGGGTTTGTCTCATCAGCTTTATGCAAAAGATAATAAAGGAAAATTTCGTCAAGAATATATACCAAAATTATTTCATGAACTCGTCAGTAACGAAAATGCCAAATTAAACGGGCAACTACCAATTGCAGGAATTAATGCGGACTACATCGATACTAATAATAAACCTCAAGGGTTAAACATTTCTCGGGGAGTGGAATATTCAGGAGATTTTAAGAATAAACGTTCTTCATTCGGTATATCAGCAGCTAAACCAAACCAGCGTCAGGTAACTCTTCAAGTAGGAAGAAGAAAGGATAATGATCTAAACTATAACTTAGTAGGAGGAAATGGTAGATTCTATCGTAACGGCAAGTTTAAAGATATTTGTCAAGATTTAGGAGAACTTGCTTGCAAACAAGCAAGAAATCGCTCTCTTGTAGCTATTACTCATAAAGGTTATGTCATTTTACTCGTCAATGATATGAAGGCAAATTCCGATATTCAAGTATCTGAACTTAATCAAGAGCTTTTACCAGATATGCTTGATGATGTTCTTGAAGGAATTGCTCGCAACAACTGTTTAGGCAAGATTCAAGAAGGAATGTTATTTGATGGAGGAATGTCTCCAGGGCTGTACTATAATAAGAAAATTTATGTGGAAAACCCTGGGCCAATTGGTTCAGTATTTTTAATTTATCAGAAAGGTTTGAAGAATTAA